In the genome of Tachysurus vachellii isolate PV-2020 chromosome 9, HZAU_Pvac_v1, whole genome shotgun sequence, one region contains:
- the LOC132851425 gene encoding low choriolytic enzyme-like, with protein MSVHKVTVGLLALLLLCSAQEDPLARLSVGERLERANSNTIRGVDEPEVIEGDIWVYDDNERNADPCTSRNCMWPKSSDGKVYVPYVISSHYSDGERQIIRRGLDSFSSITCIRFIPRSNERDYISIESLNGCYSYIGRIGKAQTLSLSRSGCIYHDTVQHELLHALGFNHEQTRSDRDSYIRVAWENIMEGKEHNFDKKDTLNQGTTYDYNSVMQYHKTAFSKNGLPTMIPIPDPNVPFGTATEMSRNDIIRINRLYQC; from the exons ATGTCTGTGCATAAGGTGACTGTGGGACTGCTGGCTCTGCTGCTGCTCTGTTCTGCACAGGAG GACCCGCTTGCTCGCTTGTCTGTTGGAGAGCGACTCGAGAGAGCGAACAGTAACACCA TTCGTGGTGTAGATGAACCTGAGGTGATCGAAGGAGACATTTGGGTTTATGATGATAATGAGAGAAATGCTGATCCCTGCACCTCCCGTAATTGCATGTGGCCAAAGTCGAGTGATGGCAAAGTCTACGTACCTTATGTAATCTCCAGTCACTACT CCGACGGTGAGCGCCAGATTATCCGGCGAGGTCTGGACTCTTTCTCCTCCATCACCTGTATCCGTTTTATTCCCCGCTCCAACGAGAGGGATTACATCAGCATCGAGTCTTTGAATGG ATGCTACTCTTACATCGGACGTATCGGTAAAGCACAGACCTTGTCCCTGTCTCGTAGCGGCTGCATCTACCATGATACCGTCCAGCACGAGCTTCTTCACGCTCTGGGTTTTAATCACGAACAAACACGCAGCGACCGAGACAGCTACATCCGTGTAGCCTGGGAGAACATTATGGAGG GAAAAGAGCACAACTTCGACAAGAAAGACACTCTGAACCAGGGAACAACTTACGACTACAACTCCGTCATGCAATACCACAA AACTGCTTTCTCTAAGAATGGCCTGCCCACCATGATCCCCATCCCTGACCCCAATGTGCCCTTCGGTACTGCCACTGAGATGAGCCGAAACGACATCATCAGGATCAACCGACTCTACCAGTGCT AA